Proteins from one Podospora pseudoanserina strain CBS 124.78 chromosome 1, whole genome shotgun sequence genomic window:
- a CDS encoding hypothetical protein (EggNog:ENOG503NURE), producing the protein MTRAELFACIAMFESGRFDIDLANLADVIALCSDDSIYVADILLSDPCTSPFHLGIRHLVGNVGQTGMVCLVSPTKPRIRQIGHDALMVSHHIFNGTFEDNFKGTSLHFSFTNSKVPLAPGPKGEIDQEIFLLEPAVSVQDQGRWVADIDVLGVERSQNRDVINTISFPHRDCQFGHSLPLKYRDAVSIGSQEELLDQPPCTGVVQTRNNAVARLAAVSILAQQGKTAETAILEGDEFCWHCCRTRYSRLETRPQILIL; encoded by the coding sequence ATGACACGCGCGGAGTTGTTCGCCTGTATAGCAATGTTTGAGTCCGGCCGCTTCGATATAGACCTTGCGAACCTCGCGGATGTCATTGCGTTATGCTCGGACGACTCCATATATGTCGCCGACATATTGCTCTCCGACCCTTGTACCAGCCCATTCCACTTGGGCATTCGGCATCTGGTTGGCAATGTTGGCCAGACGGGGATGGTATGTCTCGTGTCGCCAACCAAACCTCGTATACGACAAATCGGGCACGATGCTCTGATGGTATCTCATCATATTTTCAACGGAACCTTTGAGGACAACTTCAAAGGAACCTCGCTGCATTTTTCGTTCACCAACTCGAAAGTGCCCTTGGCTCCGGGCCCCAAGGGAGAAATAGACCAAGAGATATTTCTGCTTGAGCCAGCAGTCTCGGTGCAGGACCAAGGCAGATGGGTCGCGGACATTGATGTCCTTGGTGTTGAAAGGAGCCAAAACAGGGATGTGATCAACACCATATCATTCCCCCATCGGGATTGCCAGTTCGGGCATTCATTGCCATTGAAGTATCGGGATGCTGTTTCCATTGGTTCGCAGgaagagctcctcgaccAGCCCCCTTGCACAGGTGTTGTACAAACACGCAACAATGCCGTTGCAAGACTGGCGGCTGTTTCTATCCTTGCCCAGCAAGGCAAGACGGCAGAGACTGCGATTCTGGAAGGAGATGAATTTTGTTGGCATTGCTGTCGGACAAGATATTCGAGGTTGGAAACACGCCCTCAGATTCTCATTCTCTGA
- the TRR1 gene encoding thioredoxin-disulfide reductase (COG:Q; BUSCO:EOG0926386D; EggNog:ENOG503NW0C) has product MKGIQVSAYVKAPGELKVTELADPKPAADEYLIEVHAAATNFFDILQIQGKYQHQPPFPWVSGAEFAGVVLATPSGSKNPKFPVGSKVFGATQGSYATKCVAKEVSMLPVPKGWSFNQASGLFVTAPTSYGALVLRAGVKAGDYVLVHAAAGGVGLAAVQVAKAYGATVIATAGTARKLEVAKSFGADHVVDYRDENWPQIVKKLTPKGRGVDIVYDPVGMVDKSTKCIAWNGRILIVGFAAGTIEKVAMNKVLLKNISLVGIHWGMYEKMETKSVPKVWEGIMKLIAEGKFKGTEFTDKEFVGLESVPDALKALGSRETWGKVVVKIPQEGQNKLRILLRSGAGLSVAAVTTGVFTKTRTTLYQSELQQTIGKQQQRRNMHSKVVIIGSGPAAHTAAVYLARAELKPVLYEGFMANGVAAGGQLTTTTEIENFPGFPKGIMGGELMDRMREQSERFGTVIVSETVDKLDLSSRPFKYATEWSPDEIHTADAIILATGASARRLGLPGEDKYWQNGISACAVCDGAVPIFRNKHLVVIGGGDSAAEEAMFLTKYASHVTVLVRKDKLRASTIMAKRLLGHPKVTVKFNTVGVEVKGDDKGLMSQLVVKDVVSGNEETLEANGLFYAIGHDPATKIVKGQLETDEEGYVITKPGTTLTSVEGVFAAGDVQDKRYRQAITSAGTGCMAALDAEKFLSEMEDTTAEHKAGKEGNL; this is encoded by the exons ATGAAGGGAATCCAAGTGTCGGCCTATGTCAAG GCTCCTGGTGAGCTCAAGGTCACAGAGCTTGCTGATCCCAAGCCTGCCGCAGACGAGTACCTCATCGAGGTCCACGCCGCGGCAACCAACTTCTTTGATATCCTGCAAATTCAGGGCAAATACCAGCACCAACCTC CTTTCCCATGGGTTTCTGGTGCTGAATTCGCCGGAGTCGTGCTGGCCACGCCTTCCGGGTCCAAGAACCCCAAGTTCCCCGTCGGCTCCAAGGTCTTCGGAGCCACCCAGGGGTCATATGCCACCAAGTGTGTCGCAAAGGAGGTTTCCATGCTTCCCGTACCCAAGGGATGGTCTTTCAACCAGGCTTCCGGTCTGTTCGTAACAGCCCCCACCAGCTACGGCGCCCTCGTCCTCCGTGCTGGCGTCAAGGCAGGTGATTACGTTCTTGTCCACGccgctgccggtggtgtcggtcttgctgctgttcAAGTCGCCAAGGCATACGGCGCGACAGTCATCGCCACGGCGGGCACTGCCCGCAAGCTGGAGGTTGCCAAGTCCTTTGGCGCTGATCATGTCGTTGACTACCGCGATGAGAATTGGCCCCAGATTGTCAAGAAATTGACGCCCAAGGGCCGTGGTGTTGACATTGTCTATGACCCTGTCGGCATGGTTGACAAGAGTACTAAGTGTATCGCTTGGAACGGCCGCATTCTCATTGTTGGCTTTGCCGCTGGTACTATCGAGAAGGTGGCTATGAACAAGGTCTTGCTCAAGAATATCAGCTTGGTCGGTATTCACTGGGGCATGtatgagaagatggagactAAATCGGTCCCCAAGGTGTGGGAGGGCATCATGAAGTTGATTGCCGAGGGCAAGTTCAAGGGAACTGAGTTCACAGACAAGGAGTTTGTCGGACTCGAGTCTGTGCCAGATGCGCTCAAGGCGCTCGGGAGCAGGGAAACCTGGGGCAAGGTTGTTGTCAAGATTCCCCAGGAGGGACAAAACAAACT acgcatcctcctccgctctGGTGCCGGCCTGTCAGTAGCAGCTGTAACAACGGGCGTGTTTACCAAGACGCGGACCACCCTGTACCAATCCGAACTCCAACAGACGATAggcaagcagcaacagcggaGGAACATGCACAGCAAAGTAGTCATCATCGGCTCCGGGCCGGCCGCCCACACCGCGGCCGTTTACCTTGCCCGCGCCGAGTTGAAGC CCGTCCTATACGAAGGCTTCATGGCCAACGgcgtcgccgccggcgggcAGCTCACCACGACGACCGAAATCGAAAACTTCCCCGGCTTCCCCAAGGGCATCATGGGTGGCGAGCTCATGGACCGGATGCGCGAGCAGTCGGAGCGCTTCGGCACCGTCATCGTCAGCGAGACGGTCGACAAGCTGGACCTCTCGTCGAGGCCGTTCAAGTACGCCACCGAGTGGTCCCCGGACGAGATCCACACGGCCgacgccatcatcctcgccacgGGGGCCTCGGCCCGCAGGCTTGGGCTGCCGGGGGAGGACAAGTACTGGCAGAACGGGATCTCGGCCTGCGCCGTGTGCGACGGGGCGGTGCCTATCTTTAGAAACAAGCACTTGGTTGTCATCGGGGGTGGTGACTctgcggcggaggaggcgatgtTCTTGACCAAGTATGCTAGCCATGTTACTGTGCTGGTGAGGAAGGACAAGTTGAGGGCTAGCACGATCATGGCGAAGAGGTTGCTGGGGCATCCCAAGGTTACGGTCAAGTTTAATACTGTGGGTGTGGAGGTTAAGGGGGATGACAAGGGGCTGATGAGCCAGCTGGTGGTCAAGGATGTTGTTTCTGGGAATGAGGAGACGCTGGAGGCGAATGGGCTTTTTTATGCCATTGGTCACGATCCTGCCACCAAGATTGTCAAGGGTCAGCTGGAgactgatgaggagggttaTGTCATCACCAAGCCTGGCACTACGCTGACCAGTGTTGAGGGCGtgtttgctgctggtgatgtGCAGGATAAGAGGTACAGGCAGGCCATTACCAGTGCAG GAACTGGTTGCATGGCTGCTCTCGATGCTGAAAAGTTCCTGTCCGAGATGGAGGACACGACAGCTGAGCACAAGGccgggaaggaggggaacCTATAG
- a CDS encoding hypothetical protein (EggNog:ENOG503NY54; COG:S) translates to MSGTSPQEILDTLLSYIPDDAKRYTGDVAEFVNGSVDKAADKLRDTLSNLPEWVPESFRPQAPPPPAVIAVPVGALERVQNWVSRHKILTGIVVVATGTVVYKSYKASLSLRKHRKAKRARSGGRLEVVVIAGSPALPLTRSLALDLERKGFIVFIVANTRDDELLIQGMARPDIRSFALDINDPTRVGASIEEFARYLQEPHAAIPKGKKSHLHLKSVILIPSLNYQTSPIATIPPSSFADLFKTHLLQPIVTIQAFLPILTARLHPPPPPTELASSLAKDSSKQREKEDLSPKVLVFTPSIISSINPPFHAPEATICSALSAFTEVLAAELRPLQVPVTHMQLGTFDFTGFTPAQGTKFQSSTAGRANQGLITASGVEQTHNWPDAARKTYARNFVSQSTSPIGTTGIRGMRGSSLKNLHDAVFDVIDGTITASTVRVGLGASVYGFVGRWVPKSMVYFIMGIRKVDELATWQGSAHGSPRGGSHDGEDEDKMAGTESFISVAPLEGVAGENVWKS, encoded by the exons ATGTCTGGAACGAGTCCCCAGGAGATTCTGGATACGCTG TTATCGTACATCCCGGATGACGCCAAACGATATACTGGTGACGTCGCCGAGTTTGTCAACGGATCGGTCGACAAGGCTGCGGACAAACTGAGAGATACCCTCTCGAACTTGCCAGAATGGGTTCCCGAATCGTTTCGCCCTCaggcaccgccgccgccggcggtgaTTGCTGTGCCTGTTGGGGCCCTTGAGAGGGTGCAGAACTGGGTTTCGAGGCATAAGATCTTGACGggtattgttgttgtggctACGGGGACGGTGGTTTACAAGTCGTATAAGGCGAGCTTGTCGCTACGGAAGCACCGTAAGGcgaagagagcgaggagtggggggaggttggaggttgtggttatTGCTGGTTCGCCTGCGTTGCCGCTGACGAGGTCGTTGGCGCtggatttggagaggaagggctTCATTGTGTTTATTGTGGCCAACACGCGGGATGATGAGCTTTTGATTCAGGGAATGGCCAGGCCGGATATTCGGTCGTTTGCTTTGGATATCAATGAT CCTACCCGTGTCGGTGCTTCAATTGAGGAGTTCGCCCGCTACCTCCAAGAACCTCACGCGGCAATccccaagggcaagaagtcCCACCTTCACCTTAAATCCGTTAttctcatcccctccctcaactaTCAAACTTCACCTATCGccaccatccctccctccagcTTCGCCGACCTCTTCAAGactcatcttcttcagccaATCGTCACTATTCAGGctttcctccccatcctcactgCCAGGttgcatcctcctcctccaccaacagagCTCGCAAGCAGTCTCGCCAAAGACTCCAGCaagcaaagagaaaaggaagaccTCTCCCCCAAGGTGTTGGTTTTCACGCCTTCTATTATCTCCTCAATCAACCCTCCCTTCCATGCCCCTGAAGCAACCATCTGCTCCGCCCTCTCAGCCTTCACAGAAgtcctcgccgccgagcTTCGCCCGCTCCAGGTCCCCGTAACTCACATGCAGCTCGGAACCTTCGACTTCACTGGTTTCACCCCAGCTCAAGGCACCAAGTTCCAGTCTAGCACGGCCGGTCGTGCCAATCAAGGTCTCATCACTGCTTCTGGTGTCGAACAAACTCACAACTGGCCCGATGCCGCCCGAAAGACCTACGCCCGGAACTTTGTCTCTCAGTCAACCTCCCCTATTGGTACAACTGGAATCAGGGGTATGAGAGGATCCAGCCTCAAGAACTTGCACGATGCTGTGTTTGATGTCATTGATGGCACCATCACTGCGTCAACAGTGAGAGTTGGTTTGGGAGCGAGTGTCTATGGCTTTGTTGGGCGGTGGGTGCCGAAGAGCATGGTTTATTTCATTATGGGCATCAGGAAGGTTGATGAGTTGGCTACTTGGCAGGGCAGTGCTCATGGGAGCCCAAGGGGAGGAAGCCATGatggagaggacgaggacaagATGGCGGGGACCGAGAGCTTTATTAGTGTGGCGCCTTTGGAAGGTGTCGCGGGGGAGAATGTGTGGAAGTCTTGA
- the sif3 gene encoding Sad1-interacting factor 3 (EggNog:ENOG503NUYI; COG:S), with the protein MASSKRAPSVLVTDSRERPSARNGTQRPGAMGSAGRPSTSLVSVDNILQYSSDIPSGQPRGHPGQRPARNVRRPSGVPTFASARTGQQVPSRTTKVSEKLVLLPEAPVDDDVSDDEMAARRVSILRGEDENRPLKDEELDVLRKRGGIRGKSYAERLPKMQRGEKVSRLTAYCTAQAFKVKETAEFLKTKHEAKTKLYDDCLYIVYHLPLLPGVDGYRLRSRPVLKTPGTGKTVLDLEIERSERRDEHEGYWDEYSYGAQGLGGSPNTGTVLQQASSAPDSIGRPDDHQVEQITVNPINRLVPDAKHFAEMFVFSYGVVVFWNFTERQEKDILADLAFSEHETNIALATRPLDEADFEMEEFHFEYSADVKRPRVFNDMITLLPRSDHMVKLTISHAIAQSTKLCFFEERMSETMSDAQHVPKRLAMTGELNMTRTEIVKILGRLFKSRVDINLSSNILDVPNFFWDSEPTLHPLYVAIREYLEIDPRIKTLNERCRVFLDLSEILADSVADSKMSYITWIIIILIIISIIVTVTEVGLRFGMLSREKGKQGDGVVAPIVGDPERGGGPGNVIGGGNGQIDLLRRSLAERNITLEDLRMWNSILNEKEKEVICGGEIVGRTFKGV; encoded by the exons ATGGCGTCCTCAAAACGAGCACCGTCGGTCTTG GTCACCGATTCCCGCGAACGGCCCTCAGCTCGCAATGGCACACAACGACCAGGAGCAATGGGTAGCGCTGGGCGACCGAGCACCAGTCTCGTATCAGTCGACAACATCCTTCAGTACTCATCAGATATTCCTTCCGGCCAGCCCCGAGGCCATCCAGGCCAGCGACCAGCACGCAATGTGCGCCGCCCAAGTGGTGTACCTACCTTCGCCTCTGCTCGAACCGGCCAGCAGGTCCCGTCCCGCACAACGAAGGTTAGCGAAAAGCTCGTACTTCTCCCTGAGGCTCccgtcgatgatgatgtcagTGACGATGAGATGGCGGCAAGGCGGGTGTCGATACTGCGCGGCGAAGACGAGAACAGACCGCTTAAAGACGAGGAATTAGAcgtgttgaggaagaggggcgGAATTCGCGGCAAGAGTTATGCGGAGCGGCTGCCTAAGATGCAGAGAGGGGAGAAGGTTTCGAGGTTGACGGCGTATTGTACGGCTCAGGCGTTCAAGGTGAAGGAGACGGCGGAGTTTCTGAAGACGAAACATGAGGCCAAGACGAAGCTGTATGATGATTGCTTGTACATCGTCTATCACTTGCCATTGCTGCCTGGTGTGGATGGGTATAGGCTAAGGAGTCGACCAGTATTGAAGACGCCAGGGACGGGAAAGACGGTGCTGGATTTGGAGATTGAGAGGAgtgagaggagggatgaACATGAGGGATACTGGGATGAGTACTCGTATGGTGCGCAGGGACTGGGCGGAAGTCCTAATACGGGGACGGTGCTGCAACAGGCGAGCAGTGCACCTGACTCGATCGGGAGACCGGACGACCACCAAGTGGAACAGATTACGGTGAACCCCATCAATCGGTTGGTTCCAGATGCCAAGCACTTTGCGGAGATGTTTGTCTTCTCGTAcggagtggtggtgttttggaaCTTTACTGAGCGACAAGAAAAGGATATCTTGGCGGATTTGGCATTTTCAGAGCACGAGACAAACATTGCGCTTGCGACGAGACCATTGGACGAGGCCGActttgagatggaggagttCCACTTCGAGTACAGCGCTGATGTCAAGCGGCCGCGTGTATTCAACGACATGATCACGCTGCTGCCGCGTTCGGATCACATGGTCAAGTTGACGATAAGTCATGCTATCGCTCAGAGTACCAAGCTGTGTTTCTTTGAGGAGCGCATGTCGGAGACGATGTCGGACGCACAGCATGTGCCCAAGCGGTTAGCTATGACAGGGGAGCTCAACATGACCCGAACGGAGATTGTGAagattttggggaggttgttcAAGTCGAGAGTGGATATTAATCTTT CATCTAATATCCTCGATGTACCCAACTTCTTCTGGGACTCGGAGCCCACGCTGCACCCGCTCTACGTGGCGATCCGGGAGTACCTTGAAATCGACCCACGTATCAAGACGCTCAACGAGCGGTGCCGCGTGTTTTTGGACTTGTCCGAGATTCTCGCTGATAGTGTGGCCGACTCCAAGATGAGCTACATCACCTGGATTATTATTATTCTGATTATTATCAGCATTATTGTGACAGTCACGGAGGTGGGGCTGAGGTTTGGAATGTTGTcgagagaaaaggggaaaCAAGGAGATGGGGTTGTGGCTCCTATTGTTGGGGATCCAGAACGGGGTGGGGGGCCAGGCAATGtgattgggggagggaatGGACAGATTGATTTACTGAGGAGGAGTCTGGCGGAAAGGAATATCACGCTGGAGGATTTGAGGATGTGGAATAGCATTTTgaacgagaaggagaaggaggttatTTGTGGGGGAGAGATTGTGGGGAGGACGTTTaagggggtttga
- the YTH1 gene encoding RNA-binding component of cleavage and polyadenylation factor (BUSCO:EOG092654KW; EggNog:ENOG503NYHY; COG:A): MAFLPPPAQQLLTHTPTPYTFTFTPFLQKTYQHSLPPPSSNLSSGDQQQSQPNNNNTGGFGSLVCKHWLRGLCKKGLTCEFLHEYNLRKMPECNFFVRNGYCSNGDECLYLHIDPSSKLPPCPHYDRGFCPLGPKCDKRHLKRNICLYYLAGFCPDGKQCRQGAHPRWTRDELMEKPTMKVEKTAEELEREEQERERHRERERERDMERRAERDRERGGDGDRHDRGHEKGGRFGRGGRGRWGGKRGGYRGRGGH; the protein is encoded by the coding sequence atggcgttcctcccgcccccagcccaacaacTCCTaacccacacacccaccccctacaccttcaccttcacccccttcctccaaaaAACCTACCaacactccctccccccacccagcagcaacctctcCTCAGGCGACCAACAacaatcccaacccaacaacaacaacaccggcgGCTTCGGTTCCCTAGTCTGCAAACACTGGCTCCGCGGCCTCTGCAAAAAAGGCCTAACCTGCGAGTTCCTCCACGAGTACAACCTCCGCAAGATGCCCGAATGCAACTTCTTCGTCCGCAACGGCTACTGCTCCAACGGGGACGAGTGCCTCTACCTCCACATCGATCCCTCTTCCAAACTTCCCCCCTGCCCCCACTACGACCGCGGGTTTTGCCCCTTGGGGCCAAAATGCGACAAGAGACATTTAAAGAGAAACATATGTCTTTACTACCTCGCGGGGTTCTGCCCGGACGGGAAGCAGTGCAGGCAGGGGGCGCATCCAAGGTGGACGAGGGATGAGCTGATGGAGAAGCCTACTATGAAGGTGGAGAagacggcggaggagctggagcgggaggagcaggagagggagaggcatagggagcgggagagggagagggatatGGAACGGCGGGCGGAGAGGGATAGGGAgcggggtggggatggggatagGCATGATAGGGGGCATGAAAAGGGGGGcaggtttgggaggggggggagggggaggtggggtgggaagaggggggggtatagagggagagggggtcaTTAG
- a CDS encoding hypothetical protein (COG:S; EggNog:ENOG503NYE5) translates to MTSIREWKADEYQKSLGFVPKLATKVLEWLDVKADDKVLDLGCGDGILDIEIGRVLTQGGGKLLGLDRSPSMIRAARENVRRKEVGLERKCLFIVANTSDLLKHSAMAHQPEHFSKVFSSAAIHWMLGSSSGSSLDDDGPVSNRGRKFFEGARYVLKKGGKFVFEMGGMGNIAEARAAMVGVVARTLKQAPENIREPWFFPDEEWVRDMMEVKVGGFEVERSEMEWRPTKIDGRGGLEGWVRLIGGKLFGLIRDEKEREEAVREVFRLLEIVCRREPARERGDVEYVVNYVRLRVVARRL, encoded by the exons ATGACTTCCATCAGAGAATGGAAAGCAGACGAATACCAAAAGAGTCTCGGCTTCGTCCCCAAGCTCGCGACAAAAGTGTTGGAGTGGCTTGACGTAAAAGCGGATGACAAGGTTTTGGATTTGGGATGCGGTG ATGGAATCCTAGACATTGAAATCGGCCGTGTCCTAACCCAAGGAGGGGGCAAACTTCTGGGATTAGACCGATCACCGAGCATGATCCGGGCCGCGAGGGAGAatgtgaggaggaaggaggttgggttggagaggaagtgTCTTTTTATTG TAGCAAACACCtccgacctcctcaaacactCAGCCATGGCCCACCAACCAGAACACTTCAGCAAAGTCTTTTCCTCTGCGGCCATCCACTGGATgctcggcagcagcagtggttCTTCTCTGGATGACGACGGCCCGGTGTCGAACAGGGGCAGAAAGTTCTTTGAGGGGGCCCGGTACGTTCTCAAGAAGGGGGGCAAGTTTGTCTTTGAGATGGGCGGGATGGGGAATATCGCTGAGGCGAGGGCCgcgatggtgggggtggttgctAGGACGCTGAAACAAGCGCCCGAGAATATTAGGGAGCCGTGGTTTTTTCCTGATGAGGAGTGGGTCAGGGACATGATGGAGGTCAAGGTCGGGGGGTTTGAGGTCGAAAGGAGTGAGATGGAGTGGAGGCCTACCAAGATTGATGGAAGGGGCGGcctggaggggtgggttagGTTGATTGGGGGCAAGTTGTTTGGGTTGATCAGGgacgagaaagaaagggaggaagcggtgagggaggtgttcAGGTTGTTGGAAATTGTTTGTAGAAGGGAACCAGCGCGCGAAAGGGGGGATGTGGAGTACGTGGTGAATTATGTTCGGTTGAGGGTCGTTGCTAGGAGATTGTAG